A section of the Clostridium sp. TW13 genome encodes:
- the glmM gene encoding phosphoglucosamine mutase, with protein MSRMFGTDGVRGIANAELTAETAYNLGRAGAFVLTEGTHKPKILVGKDTRISGDMLESALVSGILSVGAEAVCVGVVPTPAIAYLNREYGADAGIMISASHNPVEYNGIKFFDEKGYKLPDDLEDEIQSVIDSGFLGVPSPVGENLGRKRKEIGALDDYITFAKSTIPVNLKGLKVALDCANGACYEAAVKAFRDLGADVFVINDNPDGTNINENCGSTHPEELMEYVVKKKCDMGFAFDGDADRCLAVDDKGKLINGDYILTLCAKHLKDMGRLKDNTLVVTVMSNLGLKLACEKEGINLKITTVGDRYVLEEMVKNGYVLGGEQSGHVIFLDYNSTGDGLVTALQVAYTVKKSGEKLSELASIMKELPQVLANAKIPNDKKNIHEKDEEIIAEIKKIEESLHGVGRVLIRPSGTEPLVRVMLEGENQEEIDKMAHDLAKLIEQKANA; from the coding sequence GTAGAATGTTTGGTACAGATGGTGTTAGAGGAATAGCTAATGCAGAGTTAACAGCAGAAACAGCATATAATTTAGGAAGAGCAGGAGCCTTTGTTTTAACGGAAGGTACTCACAAACCTAAAATCTTAGTTGGTAAGGACACTAGAATATCTGGAGATATGTTAGAATCAGCTTTGGTTTCTGGAATACTTTCAGTAGGAGCAGAAGCAGTATGTGTTGGGGTAGTGCCTACACCAGCTATCGCATATCTAAATAGAGAATATGGAGCAGATGCAGGAATAATGATTTCAGCTTCTCATAATCCAGTTGAGTACAACGGAATAAAGTTTTTTGATGAAAAAGGATATAAGCTTCCAGATGATTTAGAAGATGAAATTCAAAGTGTAATAGATAGTGGATTCCTAGGAGTTCCAAGTCCAGTTGGAGAAAACTTAGGAAGAAAGAGAAAAGAAATTGGTGCATTGGATGATTATATAACTTTTGCTAAATCAACCATACCAGTAAATTTAAAAGGATTAAAAGTTGCATTAGATTGTGCAAATGGTGCTTGTTATGAAGCAGCAGTAAAGGCATTCAGAGATTTAGGTGCAGATGTTTTCGTTATAAATGATAATCCAGATGGAACTAACATAAATGAAAATTGTGGATCAACACATCCAGAAGAGCTAATGGAATATGTAGTTAAGAAGAAGTGCGATATGGGTTTTGCCTTTGATGGTGATGCTGATAGATGTTTAGCTGTAGATGATAAAGGAAAGTTAATAAATGGAGATTATATACTTACTTTATGTGCAAAGCATCTAAAGGACATGGGAAGACTTAAGGATAATACTTTAGTTGTTACAGTAATGAGTAACTTAGGTTTAAAGCTTGCTTGTGAAAAAGAAGGAATTAATCTTAAAATCACAACTGTTGGAGATAGATATGTTTTAGAGGAAATGGTGAAGAATGGATATGTTCTTGGTGGAGAACAATCAGGACACGTAATCTTCCTTGATTACAATTCTACTGGTGATGGTTTAGTTACTGCATTACAAGTAGCTTACACTGTTAAAAAGAGCGGAGAAAAGTTAAGTGAATTAGCTTCAATAATGAAGGAATTACCTCAAGTTTTAGCAAATGCAAAGATACCAAATGATAAAAAGAATATTCATGAAAAAGACGAAGAAATAATTGCAGAAATTAAGAAAATAGAAGAGTCTCTTCATGGAGTGGGCAGAGTTCTTATAAGACCTTCAGGTACAGAACCCCTAGTTAGAGTTATGCTAGAAGGAGAAAATCAAGAAGAAATAGATAAGATGGCTCATGATTTAGCAAAACTTATAGAACAAAAAGCTAATGCATAG